GTTGAATGGGCGATAAAGAAGTCATTCTTACACTGGAAGGTCTCAAGAAGTTAGAGAGCGAGCTGGAGCATATCAAGTCTGTGAAACGGCGTGAGATTGCTGAACGGATCAAAGTAGCTATTGGTTATGGCGATATCAGTGAAAACTCGGAATATGAAGATGCAAAGAATGAGCAAGCTTTTATAGAAGGACGCGTTATTACACTTGAAAAATTGCTTCGTAACGCTCGTATCATTAACAATGATGATGTTAATACGGATACAGTAGGCGTGGGCGTTAAGGTAA
The nucleotide sequence above comes from Paenibacillus sp. IHBB 10380. Encoded proteins:
- the greA gene encoding transcription elongation factor GreA; amino-acid sequence: MGDKEVILTLEGLKKLESELEHIKSVKRREIAERIKVAIGYGDISENSEYEDAKNEQAFIEGRVITLEKLLRNARIINNDDVNTDTVGVGVKVIVEDLEFKDTVEYLIVGTAESDPLNNKISNESPVGKAIIGKQKGAVVDVVVPAGVIQYKIIDIKKA